Proteins from one Staphylococcus saprophyticus subsp. saprophyticus ATCC 15305 = NCTC 7292 genomic window:
- a CDS encoding SAS053 family DNA gyrase inhibitor codes for MSLDKNQNNLHRDELESENAMVDDLEDVVELGKEMEQISEENDEDKLDKSHDPAVRSDLNE; via the coding sequence ATGAGTTTAGATAAAAATCAAAATAATCTACATCGTGATGAATTAGAGTCAGAAAACGCGATGGTTGATGATTTAGAGGATGTCGTAGAATTAGGAAAAGAAATGGAACAAATCTCTGAAGAAAATGATGAAGATAAATTAGATAAATCACATGACCCAGCAGTACGTTCCGATTTAAATGAATAG
- a CDS encoding 6-phosphogluconolactonase, translating into MAMNFKVLENEQVVAEYAADILRKQFNNNPTTIAGVHLSSDNAPVLDELKKNVDKHAVDFSQINILDYDNNKSYFEALGVPEGQIFNVSFGEDTESFIKDKIKTKENKGKLITQVLSIDTNGKLDVSVNQGLFSAREVILIITGSDKKEVVHKLYEENGKTSFEPSDLKAHRMVNVILDEAAAEGLPEDVRHYFTARFA; encoded by the coding sequence ATGGCAATGAACTTTAAAGTTTTAGAAAATGAACAAGTTGTAGCGGAATATGCTGCAGATATCTTAAGAAAACAATTTAACAACAATCCAACAACAATTGCTGGCGTACACCTTTCAAGTGACAATGCACCAGTATTGGATGAATTAAAGAAAAATGTTGATAAACATGCAGTAGATTTTAGTCAAATTAATATTCTGGATTATGATAACAATAAATCATACTTTGAAGCACTTGGTGTTCCAGAAGGCCAAATCTTCAATGTTTCATTTGGTGAAGATACGGAATCATTTATTAAAGATAAAATCAAAACTAAAGAAAATAAAGGGAAATTGATTACACAAGTACTTTCTATTGATACAAATGGTAAATTAGATGTAAGTGTGAATCAAGGTTTATTCTCGGCACGTGAAGTTATTTTAATTATTACAGGTAGCGATAAAAAAGAAGTCGTTCATAAACTTTATGAAGAAAATGGTAAAACAAGTTTTGAACCTTCAGATTTAAAAGCGCACCGTATGGTTAATGTTATTTTAGATGAAGCGGCTGCTGAAGGTTTACCAGAAGATGTTAGACATTATTTCACTGCACGTTTTGCATAA
- the queG gene encoding tRNA epoxyqueuosine(34) reductase QueG, which yields MDLNQLKQDVIDYAHTIGIDSIGFTTADPFDELKQKLADYHAKGYASGFEESDIELRTEPKLSLPTARSIIAIAVGYPNKLKGAPKSVRGDRRGMFARASWGQDYHSIMRKRLDKLGAYLEEKVPGVEIQSMVDTGVLSDRAVAERAGLGYVGRNGFVINPELGTWTYLGEMLVSIPFPPDDPLIDSCGDCTICVDRCPTGALVGDGQLNSQKCISFLTQTKGYLADEYRYKIGNRLYGCDTCQQVCPRNKGINTQHDDIVLEPEILKPRLVPLLQMSNKEFKNTYGHLAGAWRGKKPIQRNAIVALAHFKDETAISELQEVALNDPRPMIRGTAYWAIGQIQGEAARPFIEQHYNDEIEEVQVEMIKGLEMRSE from the coding sequence ATGGATTTAAACCAATTGAAACAAGATGTCATAGATTATGCTCATACAATTGGTATCGATAGTATTGGTTTTACTACAGCTGATCCTTTTGATGAGTTGAAACAAAAGTTAGCTGACTATCATGCGAAAGGCTATGCATCTGGTTTCGAAGAATCGGATATCGAATTGAGAACTGAACCGAAGTTATCGCTGCCGACAGCTAGATCAATCATTGCAATTGCAGTGGGTTATCCTAATAAATTGAAAGGCGCTCCTAAAAGTGTTCGTGGTGATCGCCGTGGTATGTTTGCACGAGCATCGTGGGGACAAGACTATCATTCGATTATGAGGAAACGCCTAGATAAATTAGGTGCGTATTTAGAAGAAAAAGTACCTGGTGTAGAAATACAATCAATGGTAGATACTGGTGTACTTTCAGATCGCGCAGTTGCTGAACGCGCGGGCTTAGGTTACGTAGGTAGAAACGGTTTTGTTATTAATCCAGAATTAGGTACATGGACATATCTAGGTGAAATGCTTGTAAGTATACCTTTTCCACCAGATGATCCGTTAATCGATAGTTGTGGTGATTGTACCATTTGTGTTGATCGTTGCCCAACTGGAGCACTTGTTGGTGATGGACAATTAAATAGTCAAAAATGTATCAGCTTTTTAACGCAAACTAAAGGGTATTTAGCTGATGAATATCGTTATAAAATTGGTAATCGTTTATATGGTTGTGATACATGTCAGCAAGTTTGTCCAAGAAATAAAGGAATCAATACTCAACATGATGATATCGTATTAGAACCAGAAATTTTGAAACCTAGATTGGTGCCTTTGTTGCAAATGAGTAATAAGGAATTTAAAAACACTTATGGTCATTTAGCAGGTGCATGGAGAGGGAAGAAACCGATACAGCGGAATGCTATCGTCGCATTAGCGCATTTTAAAGATGAAACTGCAATATCAGAATTACAAGAAGTAGCTTTGAATGATCCTAGACCCATGATTCGTGGTACTGCATATTGGGCAATAGGTCAAATTCAAGGTGAAGCGGCAAGGCCTTTTATAGAACAACATTATAATGATGAAATAGAAGAAGTCCAAGTAGAAATGATAAAAGGACTTGAAATGAGGAGCGAATAA
- the trmL gene encoding tRNA (uridine(34)/cytosine(34)/5-carboxymethylaminomethyluridine(34)-2'-O)-methyltransferase TrmL: MTNHIVLFQPQIPGNTGSIARTCAGTYTHLHLIKPLGFSTDDKMLKRAGLDYWESVNITYYENIESFFENTDGTYYLLTKFGKKTYSDFDFTDTEHDHFFIFGRETTGLPDWVKDAYAETALRIPMNDNIRSLNLSNTASLLIYEALRQQSFPGLH, translated from the coding sequence ATGACAAACCATATAGTATTATTTCAGCCACAAATACCTGGTAATACAGGCAGTATTGCTAGAACATGCGCTGGTACATATACACATTTACATTTAATTAAGCCATTAGGTTTTAGTACAGATGATAAAATGTTAAAACGTGCAGGCTTAGATTATTGGGAATCTGTGAACATTACCTATTATGAAAACATTGAATCATTTTTTGAAAACACAGATGGTACATACTATTTGTTGACTAAATTTGGTAAAAAGACGTATTCAGATTTTGATTTCACAGATACAGAACATGACCACTTTTTCATATTTGGACGAGAAACAACTGGATTACCTGATTGGGTAAAAGATGCTTATGCTGAAACTGCCTTAAGAATACCAATGAATGATAATATTAGATCATTAAATCTATCTAATACAGCTTCATTACTTATATACGAAGCTTTAAGACAACAAAGTTTCCCTGGGTTACATTAA